In Engraulis encrasicolus isolate BLACKSEA-1 chromosome 2, IST_EnEncr_1.0, whole genome shotgun sequence, the sequence ATGAGTGTAACCTCACGACGGTGGGGTTCATTGCTAGACTGATGTATTATGCGGCATTACTCACCAAGGTTTAGTTTAGTGTCTCTAGTAAAACTGGCATTTGAGTGCATACTGTAATAGCACGATGAGAAAACGAAACGTTTCTTTTGAGATAAAGCATTTGTGCGATGGACATTTTCATTCATCTCTTGCTGAGATGAGGTGTTTACATTTAAACCATACATATTTCATCACACCACAGAGTACCTTtccccactcaaacacacacacatgtatacaaatgTAACATTCATCAGAGTGGGCTTTTTTGTTAGACTAGTGTGTCTACTCAAAGTTTAAATTACAAGTTATAGCAGTGCCTAGACCACCAACTGAGTGCATACAAACACAGTAAGAAAACGATGTGCTTACGGCCCAATGGCCATCGTTGGTATCTTGTGATAATTGTGACGGGCTGTGTGTTCCTCATTCTTCTTCTACCGTCTGGACATATCTGCTACCGTGATGGGCCCAATGTGAGGGACTGTGTATTCCTCGTCTCCTCCTTCAGCTGCATCCTACAGCTGCTACTGTGTGATGGGCTCCGAGTGCTCCATGCTGAACTCACACATGTAGAACATGCTGGTGTCACAGGCCACCCGGCTCCAGTGTCCCACGCTGCTCAGCCCCACACAGGTGCTGTTGTTATTggcaacaacagcagcatcatctgcagcagcaacagcatcccctccccctcccccctgtggctgcccctcctcctctgcccaggCCGTGTAGTTCTGCAGGGGACTCTGGTCTGCGTACACCAGGGTACCTGGTAGGTCCCCACTGCCGCCACCACCATTACCAACGCTACCATTCCCAGCAGCAGCCGTCTGTAGTCCGATGAACACCTGGGCCAGTCCAGCTTGGTTGAGGTAGCTGGTTAACACTGAGTTTGTCTCTTGGTCTTTAGGCATGGCTAGGGTGCCTCCCCGCCGGACACAGCTGGCCAGAGCCTCCGGGTACTTCTGGGCATCCCTCACCATCAGGTACAACTTCTCCTTTGTCTCTACGATGCCTAGTATCACTTTGCACAACACATGAGGGTTGCGTTTAGTTGAAGAATCAGAAAGTCTTCACATTGTACAAATAATAcaatttaaaaaagcaaaaaaatagcTTACAGGTTCATCAACATTTTTTTCCTGTTCAATCTGCCATTAAATGTCACTGATCTGAAGGACCCAtattatgaaaacaaaacattaaTACCTAATACGTAGTTATCAATAAAATACACACGTTTTATTATGGAAGTACATGGCAATGCCCCTCAAATGCCCTGCCCTATCTGTCTGCAGCCACAATCTATCATAATGTTATAATGTAACCCAGAGGAGCTAAACATTTAccgtacagtacattacagtacagactCTTTCATCCCAAGTGACTTGCATGTAGGTAGGTACAGGGCATtgattatagtccctggagcaatgtagggttcaatgccttgctcaagggcacttcagccataaatCAGGGTGAAGGAGACCACCTACATTCTTACTACTTTGGCATTTGAACCAGCGACCTTCCGTTTGCATGGCCATCACCTTAACCATTAGTCTATAGTCGTCCTATGCTGCACTTAGGTCTTAGTTCATGTCCTTGGGCTGTATAATGTGTTTGTCCACtgaaaaataatgaataaaatataaaCATAGCCACTCACACATATTTGCAGATCGGTGAAGTAGAACTAATGATAGTTAGGCATCACCTAAGCGTTGTGTTTGAACTAAGTACAGACTTCCATCTCCAAGTAGACCAAAGGCAGGCAAAGAGACCCTTAGATGAAGGAgagactttttattttatttttgtatatatttttcttggcttttatgcctttatttgacaggacagttgaagatggtgacaggaagcgaatggggcagagaggcaggggaggatcgggaaatgacacaGTGCCCCCCAGGAGAGACTTTTTAAAAAGGGGAATTGCATGCCCTATTAGGGACCAGTGAACCCCATGACCACAAGGCAGAAGCTGCATCGGCCCACCCAGGCGCTCTGTAAGCGAGGGACCTCATCCAaacccagcaaccaacgcacttAACTTACTGGCGTGGCGAGGGGATGCCACCAGAGTGTCTTCTCGGAAAAGTAGAAATGCCGTGGCTAGAACTGCCACACACGTTCTAATTGGCTACTCATTAGAGATACAAATATTAGGAATATGATGAGACGAAATTGCGATAGACAGCAAAGCAAGACATTTTTGGACTGCCAACTCAAAACCTACTGTATAATGTGTTTGGCAAAGGGAAATAACAAATGGAACGtagcgttttttttgtttttttttctctattgaAAAAGTATTCCCAGTTCAACTACTCACTCACATTAGTGTTTAGTCTAGTGACCAGACATTGGTATTACCCACAGACTTGAAACCGTGGGAATCCTGAAGTTGTATGTAATGATGTGAAATGACAGGGGAACAAGAATTTTTCATGCACACAAAAGACATAGTAGACCAAAGAGTGGAAAGTTTGGGCATCAGGTCCAAGTTTAAAGAAATTATGTTTGAAGTCGGCAGACTGCTTGCAACTCCACTTGAGTCAGGAAGCTGAAGTGGACTTACTGTCTCCATGACATGATTTTGACGAGCTGACTTTGGTTCAGGTATTTATGGATTAGGTTATATGGATGTACACGCTCCCCTTTGCTAAGTCTCCTTATTATGCCCTACGGTGGCCAACCAAAAGCAATGCAAATGTTGCAAAAGAACATCGCACGATTATTGAAAGCAAAATATGGAACATCGCTGTTGCAAATGCATACCAAATCTGACTTAAGCCACGTCTTACAGCCACtaaaaatgcacaaacacacctctTTTCCGCAAGAACCCTTTTGAAGGCCACAACCCATGCTAATGCTTGTAGCTACAGTAGTACTGGTCACGCATTGGCATCAGAACCAGCACATTATTTCAACAGGTTTCTTTCGGAACATGGCAATGAGTTATTGTGGTTCAGATATTGGGAGCCGCACGTTAAAGTCATGACATTGCCAGATGTGTGGTACAAGATCGCCAGTTACTTTTTCGCTCCAAATGAGCTGAACCATATCCAGATTTGGCGTCTCCACTGGCACTATGGCAGTGAACGCAAGCTAATTTATGACTTTGCAGGTTTTCTTTTCTCAGAGCCAAAGCCCGCTCACAATGATCTTGGAGGTAGCATGTGAGTTAGTTTCAGAAGGAGCAAGACGTACTCTTATGCTATTTTTTTATCCAAATATTGTATATTGTGTGCAGTGCTGGCAGTGTAGAGTCTCATGGCTGGTCCAAATGATGGGTGGGTTTCTCAGGACCATAATACAGTCAGTGTATGCTAAATGTACAAACTGTTAGAAGACCAGTGTTCAGTTGAGCTCCACTCATTTGAGTGCACAAGTTTAAGGGGTTGTATACTGGCTCACTCCGCTGGCGGGCCtgttcactttttgctgaaaagacgtagcctcttgctgcagctggggtcgctggcgaccctattcacttgctgaaaatgcttaactacatcataacaacatggctatggcattacagagagacatagtgctgcgctaaggggttgaaTACCTCATAACAGCATTGTTACGACATTACTGAGAGCATTACATAATATACTTGTATCAAGACGTgggcattaccattttggtgacagaacTGTAGGCTGTGTGCAAACAGGATAAATTAGCACTTCCAGAATGTCAAATGGTCTCCTTCCCAACCTACAATATAATGGCTGTATTAAATACTGTGAAGGAAATCATGCCTCACCATTCTTCAGGAACTTGATGGCATTTTTTAACTTGTTTATGTTGATGTCCATCTGCCCGACTACTTTCCTGTATCTTCCACAGTCGCAAGTAGTACCTAGTTTTATCGGAAGAGACAATTATTCTTTGGCTTACCAATGAACAAGACACACATTTTAAGTACGACTTCTATGTAAAGACAAGCATACaaaaatacagttgtattgtCGACATCACTGTTTCGATAAgtccaaaacaataaaatgttttaaaatattaGCAATAAAAGTTTAAAAGAATAACCCAGCATTATACCTGCTTTCCCCTTTCCTCCCGGAGGTCCAACAGCACCAGGGTCTCCTTTGCATCCTGTAACAGATTCAGGTGTAAG encodes:
- the colec10 gene encoding collectin-10 codes for the protein MALLRLRDQRIPLLLFVLCFSIVSQESATEVCSNTILPGLKGDDGAVGLEGDEGKQGKTGPPGHQGLTGELGRKGEDGQTGKMGPAGSRGCKGDPGAVGPPGGKGKAGTTCDCGRYRKVVGQMDININKLKNAIKFLKNVILGIVETKEKLYLMVRDAQKYPEALASCVRRGGTLAMPKDQETNSVLTSYLNQAGLAQVFIGLQTAAAGNGSVGNGGGGSGDLPGTLVYADQSPLQNYTAWAEEEGQPQGGGGGDAVAAADDAAVVANNNSTCVGLSSVGHWSRVACDTSMFYMCEFSMEHSEPITQ